The following coding sequences lie in one Erythrolamprus reginae isolate rEryReg1 unplaced genomic scaffold, rEryReg1.hap1 H_3, whole genome shotgun sequence genomic window:
- the LOC139155543 gene encoding cytochrome c oxidase assembly protein COX19-like: MSTMVFGSKSFKPKAPDKGAFPLDHFGECTLFKEKFMKCLRANNFENGLCRQESKEYLECRMERQLMAKEPLEKLGFKDLKEEKPEDQPETVQQNPS, translated from the exons ATGTCCACCATGGTTTTCGGGTCGAAAAGCTTCAAGCCGAAGGCGCCGGACAAGGGCGCCTTCCCTTTGGATCATTTCG GAGAATGTACGCTTTTCAAAGAAAAATTCATGAAATGTCTGCGGGCAAATAACTTTGAGAACGGATTGTGCAGACAGGAGTCGAAAGAATACCTTGAATGCCGAATGGAGAG GCAACTGATGGCCAAAGAGCCCCTGGAAAAACTGGGGTTTAAAGACCTAAAGGAAGAGAAACCCGAAGACCAGCCTGAAACAGTGCAACAAAATCCCTCCTGA